In Brachypodium distachyon strain Bd21 chromosome 2, Brachypodium_distachyon_v3.0, whole genome shotgun sequence, one genomic interval encodes:
- the LOC100827064 gene encoding peptide-N4-(N-acetyl-beta-glucosaminyl)asparagine amidase A produces the protein MPPPLLLLLLVPLVHLLAPALAETPDHYAVRYAPPGAETIAAAAQEYLDPTYPLPGPPPAAKTCTVPVLSYSFASTYGAAPAKAAYAPPAGCPAPWSLVVLSFSAACAGEQYDRVAAVWLDGAELLRTTTAEPTPDGVAWTVRKDVTRYSALLRSPPDGVLSVMLENVVNDEYTGVYNVTVSLEFHGTPAYISDTTSPSSSARVDSPDPAPPTLPESYFQAADLILPISEATSNSGYWFRIQNSSDSRSKLVTIPSNTYRAVLEVFVSPHANDEFWYSNPPDLYIQENNLTTPRGNAAYREVVASVDHHFAGSFVPFPVIYTGGINPLYWQPVSALGAFDLPTYDIELTPFLGLLVDSKAHEIGLSVVDGIAEWLVDANLHLWLDPKSSDVQASLGRYKTPRLSITRRYATQLLDGSFSIRAKRKSAFSGWVKSSLGNLTTEVETELETSSLVWFSNGGKNKTVELRAEQETEVVVRSETRKVIGKIETEAKYPLWFYMDTEDGENGTSVVTGSLSHSLNVETEVKSGSFENKAKLADEQSAEGWMVVKDHDVVNGSATTTQMYRYSDDRWSYQRTIDAVDGAVLSDNVSESYRVQVQDAANTFCLSGRRCGDGTASVAERWVEVAPM, from the coding sequence atgccgccgccgcttctcctCCTACTCCTCGTCCCGCTCGTCCACCTCCTCGCTCCGGCTCTCGCTGAAACCCCCGACCACTACGCCGTCCGCTACGCCCCGCCGGGCGCCGAGACCATTGCGGCTGCGGCTCAAGAGTACCTCGACCCGACCTACCCTCTCCCGGGCCCCCCGCCCGCCGCGAAGACGTGCACCGTGCCGGTGCTCTCCTACTCCTTCGCCAGCACCTACGGTGCCGCCCCGGCCAAGGCTGCCTACGCGCCCCCCGCCGGGTGCCCCGCGCCCTGGTCCCTCGTCGTGCTCTCCTTCTCCGCGGCCTGCGCCGGCGAGCAGTACgaccgcgtcgccgccgtctgGCTCGACGGCGCCGAGCTCCTtcgcaccaccaccgccgagCCCACCCCGGACGGCGTCGCCTGGACCGTGCGCAAGGATGTCACCCGGTACTCCGCCCTCCTCCGCTCCCCGCCCGATGGCGTCCTGTCGGTCATGCTCGAGAACGTCGTCAACGACGAGTACACCGGCGTGTACAACGTCACTGTCTCCCTTGAGTTCCACGGCACTCCGGCTTACATCTCCGACACAACTTcaccctcctcctctgctcgcgTTGACAGCCCCGACCCGGCGCCACCGACGCTGCCGGAGTCCTACTTCCAGGCGGCCGACCTTATCCTTCCGATCTCGGAGGCCACCAGCAATAGCGGCTACTGGTTCCGCATCCAGAACTCGTCCGACTCGCGCTCCAAGCTCGTGACCATTCCGTCGAACACCTACCGTGCGGTGCTCGAGGTGTTCGTGTCGCCCCACGCGAACGACGAGTTCTGGTACTCCAACCCGCCGGACCTCTACATCCAGGAGAACAACCTCACAACGCCGAGGGGCAACGCCGCGTACCGCGAGGTCGTGGCCAGCGTGGACCACCACTTCGCCGGCTCCTTCGTGCCGTTCCCCGTCATCTACACGGGCGGCATCAACCCGCTCTACTGGCAGCCCGTCTCCGCGCTCGGCGCCTTCGACCTGCCGACCTACGACATCGAGCTCACCCCGTTCCTGGGCCTCCTCGTCGACAGCAAGGCCCACGAGATCGGCCTCAGCGTGGTGGACGGCATCGCCGAGTGGCTCGTGGACGCCAACCTGCACCTCTGGCTGGACCCCAAGTCATCGGACGTGCAAGCGTCGCTGGGCCGTTACAAGACGCCGCGGCTGTCCATCACCCGCCGGTACGCGACGCAGCTGCTGGACGGGAGCTTCAGTATCCGCGCCAAGAGGAAGTCCGCCTTCAGCGGCTGGGTGAAATCCTCGCTCGGCAACCTGACGACCGAGGTGGAGACGGAGCTGGAGACGAGCAGCCTGGTCTGGTTCAGCAACGGCGGAAAGAACAAGACCGTGGAGCTGCGGGCGGAGCAGGAGACGGAGGTGGTGGTCCGGTCGGAGACGAGGAAGGTGATCGGGAAGATCGAGACCGAGGCCAAGTACCCTCTGTGGTTCTACATGGACACCGAGGACGGCGAGAACGGCACGTCCGTCGTCACGGGGAGCCTGTCCCACAGCCTGAACGTCGAGACGGAGGTGAAGTCAGGTAGCTTCGAGAACAAGGCGAAGCTCGCCGACGAGCAGAGCGCGGAGGGCTGGATGGTCGTCAAGGACCACGACGTGGTCAACGGGTCGGCGACGACGACCCAGATGTACCGGTACAGCGACGACCGGTGGAGCTACCAGCGGACGATCGACGCCGTGGACGGCGCGGTGCTGAGCGACAACGTGAGCGAGAGCTACCGCGTCCAGGTCCAGGACGCGGCCAACACTTTTTGCCTCTCTGGAAGGAGATGCGGGGATGGAACTGCGTCGGTGGCCGAGCGCTGGGTTGAGGTTGCTCCTATGTAA